Proteins encoded by one window of Haematobia irritans isolate KBUSLIRL chromosome 2, ASM5000362v1, whole genome shotgun sequence:
- the LOC142224717 gene encoding tyrosine-protein phosphatase 69D-like — translation MRAIETVLRRSVFFLTSINVIYLIVFVFGCECKNSNVEGLLPVKVGENITINCYSSYKNVTWKFKNQMIDLTKNRLIIRSVKTNDTNEISEMQESYQMSLTIINIQLEDEGLYTCETTDDVVLHKVFMQPYIMPNIVHANGQKVKQKIGNPVKLYCVVELYPQNNTLQTQMKWLKDENSFSFLDKSSSYNFINSTHLNYTLELTEVYKKENGSYACVVYFTSGEEATRTNIALLVMDVPKVSIDYVKAVGATKIYLNWTINDGNDPVQKYFIQYLQKGKPDLTYYKDVIGGGNTSYVLEHFFPNTSYFLRMSAKNSIGDGTPFQYPFEVRTLEQDPIFIPKVKTTGSTSSTITIGWDPPPINLIPYVQYYELVVSEAGEIPKIVEEAVYQQNSRNLPYMFDNLKTATEYEFKVRACSDLTKLCGPWSDIVNGTTMDGVSSKPTDLKVVCIHNNVSNINTVDVAWMDPEKPNGKVVSYQIQLEGTSSYNYNYNESTISNEQQYKLYVMISLQERTSSLQTISLFDTKEL, via the coding sequence ATGAGAGCGATTGAGACAGTTTTACGCAGGAGTGTGTTTTTTCTGACTTCAATAAATGTGATTTATcttattgtttttgtatttggtTGTGAATGTAAAAATTCTAACGTCGAAGGTCTGCTACCGGTCAAAGTTGGAGAAAATATTACAATTAATTGTTattcaagttataaaaatgtgaCGTGGAAATTTAAGAACCAGATgattgatttaacaaaaaacagaTTGATAATTCGCAGTGTCAAAACAAATGATACGAATGAAATATCCGAAATGCAAGAAAGTTATCAAATGTCCTTGACTATTATTAATATACAACTGGAAGATGAAGGACTTTATACATGCGAAACCACAGATGATGTTGTACTTCATAAAGTTTTTATGCAACCTTATATAATGCCAAATATTGTTCATGCCAATGGGCAAAAggtaaagcaaaaaattggaaacccAGTTAAATTGTATTGCGTAGTTGAATTATACCCacaaaataatacactacaaacgCAAATGAAATGGCTGAAGGATGAAAATTCTTTCAgctttttggacaagtcttcCAGCTACAACTTTATAAATTCGACTCATCTCAATTATACTTTGGAGCTAACAGAAGTGTACAAAAAAGAAAACGGTTCGTACGCCTGCGTTGTATACTTTACTTCCGGCGAAGAAGCAACAAGAACTAACATAGCCTTGTTGGTGATGGATGTACCAAAGGTTAGCATTGATTATGTTAAGGCAGTAGGTGCTACTAAAATTTATCTGAATTGGACCATTAACGACGGAAACGATCCcgtgcaaaagtactttatacaGTACTTACAGAAAGGCAAACCTGATTTGACATACTATAAAGACGTGATTGGAGGTGGAAACACATCTTATGTCTTGGaacattttttcccaaatacaagttattttttaagaatGTCTGCAAAAAATAGCATTGGAGATGGAACTCCATTTCAGTATCCTTTCGAAGTACGTACTCTGGAGCAAGAtcccatttttataccaaaaGTTAAAACGACAGGAAGCACGTCTTCAACTATAACAATTGGTTGGGATCCACCCCCAATAAACTTAATTCCATATGTTCAATACTATGAACTAGTTGTTTCGGAAGCAGGCGAAATTCCGAAAATAGTGGAAGAAGCAGTTTATCAACAGAATTCCCGTAATTTACCATATATGTTCGACAACCTAAAAACAGCTACCGAATATGAATTCAAAGTTCGAGCTTGTAGTGACTTGACGAAATTATGTGGGCCTTGGTCAGATATAGTTAATGGGACTACGATGGATGGTGTTTCGTCGAAACCAACTGATCTTAAAGTTGTTTGCATACATAACAACGTATCTAATATTAACACGGTTGACGTTGCATGGATGGATCCAGAAAAACCAAATGGTAAAGTAGTTTCATATCAAATTCAACTGGAAGGCACATCTTCTTATAATTACAATTACAATGAGAGCACCATTTCTAATGAGCAACAATACAAGCTCTACGTAATG